The following nucleotide sequence is from Psychroserpens sp. Hel_I_66.
AAATGAGCGTTTAATTGAACTCGGACTTAAGAAGTAGTTAGGCGGTTAAAGGTAATCAGTTTGCAGTTGTACTCAAGCCCATTACTAATAATTGAAGACTGAGAACTGAAAATTGAAAAATGGATTTAAAAGACCAACTAAAAAACCTCTTTCCAGAGCATGTGAACGAGGAAATTTCCGAAGAAAAAGAAAGTAAAGAAAAAGGCATTTGGCTTCAAGACAACCCAATTATTTGCAAATACGAAAAACGAAAAGGCAAACCCATAACCATTCTTGAAGGTTATACTGGAGCAACTAGTGATTTTAAAAAACTCACTAAAGATTTAAAACAAACTTTAAGTGTTGGTGGTAGTTTTAAAGATGATAAAATTATTATTCAAGGCGATTATAGAGATAAGATTATGGAAATGCTCAAAGAAAAAGGGTTTAATGTGAAACGTGTTGGCGGATGACTCCTAAAACCTTACACATCACGAATGGAAATTCGTTAACAGATTATCTGGTTGAATTAGACATTGCCAAAGCTGCAAATATTATTACCTGGCAAGAAACGCTTTGTG
It contains:
- a CDS encoding translation initiation factor, which produces MDLKDQLKNLFPEHVNEEISEEKESKEKGIWLQDNPIICKYEKRKGKPITILEGYTGATSDFKKLTKDLKQTLSVGGSFKDDKIIIQGDYRDKIMEMLKEKGFNVKRVGG